One Planctomycetaceae bacterium genomic window, AGTTCCGACTCTTCACCGATCGCGCGTGGGCGGAGGGTTTTGTGCGGTTCAGCGAAACGTTCGCCGCCCATCTGGCCAGGCGAAGCCCCGAGACCGTCTTCATCCAGGTGCTCAATGAACCTTCGATCGACAATCAGCGTGCGTGGGACGTGCTTCAGGCGGTCGTGGCGGCCCGTATCCGCAAGGCGGCGCCGCGGCACACGATTATCGCTTCGTCCAACATGCGGGCCGGGGGACGATGGAATCTGATCGCCGGGTTCGTCTCCGGTCAGCCGCTCCAGGATCGCAACGTGGTTTACGATTTCCACTTCTACGACCCGGTTCAGTTCACGCACCAGAGCGCGAACTGGATGATGTGGCAGATTCACAACTATAAGAACATCCCGTACCCTTCGTCGCCGGAGATCATGGCCCCGCTGCTGGCGTCGATTGCCGAGGGTGGCCCGCGGGCATACGCCCGGCTTTATGGGCTGGAGCGGTGGAACCGCCAGCGCCTGCAGCGGCAGATTCAGCCCGCGGTCGATTGGGCGCGGCGCCACAAGGTGGCGCTGCTGTGTGGCGAGTTCGGCTGCTTCGGGCGTTTTGCCCCGCCGGCAGACCGCAACCGGTACCTCAAAGACGTGCGGGAGATTCTGGAAAGCCAGGGTATCGGCTGGGCCATGTGGGACTACTGCAGCGAGTTCGGCGTGCTGAACGAAAAAGACGGCAAGCGCCTGATCGACACGGAGACGGCCGCCGCACTGGGCGCCAGTGTCCCTAAAGGCGCCGCGGTGCTATCGCCAGCGGTGGCCGCCTCTCAGCCCGCCTCGGCCTCGTCGCCTGCCACGCAGCCTGCCCGCGGCGGGCAGTAGCATTTCGTCCACTTCTTACAGCCTCAGCGTCTGCGGCGACCTCAGCGGCTTAATCCACCGGGTCTGTCAGCGGGGTCTTGTGCGCTTTGCGCTCGAAGATCGAGTAGATCACCGGCACGAAGACCAGGGTGATCAGAGCCGAGGTGGCCAGTCCGCCGACGACGGCGCGGGCCATCGGGGCCTGGGCCTCGCCGCCGTCGCCCAGTCCCAGCGCCAAAGGCAGCAGGCCCAGGATCGTCGTCAGGGCGGTCATGAGGATCGGTCGCAGGCGGCGCCGCCCCGCCTCCTCAATGGCCGCTCGCAGTTCCATGCCGTCGCGGCGCCGCAGCAGGTTGATGGTGTCGACGAGCAGGATGGCGTTGTTGACGACGATGCCGCCGAGCATGATGCAACCGATGTAGCTCTGCATATTGAACGTGGTGTGAGTCAGCAGCAGCGTCAGCACCACGCCGATGACGGCCAGGGGCACCGAGAACATCACCACGAACGGATCCCGCAGCGATTCGTATTGGCAGGCCATCACCATGTAGACCAGCACCAGCGAGAGCACGATGGCCAGCAACAATTCGCCGAAGCTCTTCTGCTGCTCTTCGTAGTCGCCGCGATAGGCGATGGTGAAGTCGCGCGGGACCGGCACGGAGGCGAGCTTGGTCTGCACGTCGGCGATGACCGATCCCATGTCGCGCTGGCCGGTATTGGCCTGCACCGTCACCACGCGCTGGCGGTTGACGCGTTCGATCAGCACCGGTCCCAGGCGCGGGGCCGATTTCAGCACGTTGCGCAGCGCCACCGGCTGACCTTCGGCGTTAGTGATCGTCAGGTCGAGGATGTCCTGCAGGTCGCGTTTCTCGGCGTCTTTCAGGATGACGCGGATGTCGTATTCCTTGCCGGCGTCGCGGTAGTAGCCCGCCTGCGTGCCTGAGACCAGCGTCTGGAGCATCTCGGCGATCTGCTGGACCGTCAGCTTGAGATCGGCCGCCTTCGAGCGATCGATGACGATCAGTTCTTCGGGCGTTCCGGACTCGCGGCTGATCTTGATGTCGGTGACGCCTTCGACCGAATCGACCAGCCCCGCGACCCGCGCCGCCAGCGCGTCGGCCGTCGGAATGTCGTGCCCGCGAACCTCGACCTCGAGTTTTTCGTCATTGCTGCCCATCAGGCGGCCCATGAGTCCCTGCCCGGTGCGAACGCGGACGTCCAGGCCGGGGATCTTCCGCACCAGGGCCTTTCGCAATTCCTCGGCGACCTGCTCGCTGGACCGCGTGCGCTGCGAGACGTTCACCAGTGAGACGCGCATTTCGCCGCGGCTGCTGCTGCCGCCGCGCCAGGAATCGGCGCCGACCGAGGCCACCACGCTCTGGGCGTCTTTGCCGACGACCGTGGCGACGATCGCTTCGAGTTTCTTGATCTGCTCGTTGACGATGTCCAGGCGCGTCCCGACCTCCATCTCGGCGGTGATGCGCACCTCGGATTCATCGGTAGCGGGCATCAGTTCGCTGCCCACCAGAGGCACCAGCAGCACGCTGGCGCCAATGGCCGCAACCGCCCCGATGATTACGATCAGGCGATGGGCGAGGCTGACGTGCAGCATGCCCTTGTACCCTTCCTCCAGCGAGATGAAGAATCGTTCGCTGGCGCGGTAGAGCCTGGCGATGAAGCCTTTCTGCATCTTCTGGAGCCTGAGGATCTTGACCGCCAGCATCGGCACCATGGTCAGCGACGAGACCAG contains:
- a CDS encoding efflux RND transporter permease subunit, giving the protein MKIAHHAVKRPVMTTMLALVVILLGGISLSRLPVDLMPDVTRPRISIRTTYENASPEEIEQLITRPIEDAVSATPGVEEVTSTSSEGNSSVRVSFNWSANIDEAANDVRSRLDRVRSRLPEEAETPILWKADLAGFPVLILGASSDLDPVRMRMIIEDQIKDRIEQVPGVAALDIRGGLMREIRVSLLPEKIKGLGLPLDGVIARIKSANLNLPAGTIDRGNYEVTVRTPGEYVDVEELNNQVIATRGPSLVRLRDVAVVQDTSQRVRQYVRVNGRSGVMMSVTKQSGTNTVDVVDGVRAEIDRINHDFPQIHLVPIIDSSDYIRRAIANVGSSAVYGGLLAVMVLLLFLRNIRSTIIIAVSIPISIVATFGLMYFGGMTVNIMTLGGLALGVGMLVDNSIVVLENIYRLHEQGMAIEEAAIEGTHEVTAAVFASTLTTVAVFLPVVFMQGMTGIMFMQMALVVSCALLCSLVSSLTMVPMLAVKILRLQKMQKGFIARLYRASERFFISLEEGYKGMLHVSLAHRLIVIIGAVAAIGASVLLVPLVGSELMPATDESEVRITAEMEVGTRLDIVNEQIKKLEAIVATVVGKDAQSVVASVGADSWRGGSSSRGEMRVSLVNVSQRTRSSEQVAEELRKALVRKIPGLDVRVRTGQGLMGRLMGSNDEKLEVEVRGHDIPTADALAARVAGLVDSVEGVTDIKISRESGTPEELIVIDRSKAADLKLTVQQIAEMLQTLVSGTQAGYYRDAGKEYDIRVILKDAEKRDLQDILDLTITNAEGQPVALRNVLKSAPRLGPVLIERVNRQRVVTVQANTGQRDMGSVIADVQTKLASVPVPRDFTIAYRGDYEEQQKSFGELLLAIVLSLVLVYMVMACQYESLRDPFVVMFSVPLAVIGVVLTLLLTHTTFNMQSYIGCIMLGGIVVNNAILLVDTINLLRRRDGMELRAAIEEAGRRRLRPILMTALTTILGLLPLALGLGDGGEAQAPMARAVVGGLATSALITLVFVPVIYSIFERKAHKTPLTDPVD
- a CDS encoding cellulase family glycosylhydrolase yields the protein MNWGRYSKARAAAVAIGCLMIICAGSRSDEPAAPPQGVPASRLARLTRGLNLSMWFAQLPPDEKRYKSHVTADDLRLIQQMGFRYVRVPVDPEALIVAGKPAELNAKHLALLDEALDKIAAAGLAVIVCPYFNDEPKFRLFTDRAWAEGFVRFSETFAAHLARRSPETVFIQVLNEPSIDNQRAWDVLQAVVAARIRKAAPRHTIIASSNMRAGGRWNLIAGFVSGQPLQDRNVVYDFHFYDPVQFTHQSANWMMWQIHNYKNIPYPSSPEIMAPLLASIAEGGPRAYARLYGLERWNRQRLQRQIQPAVDWARRHKVALLCGEFGCFGRFAPPADRNRYLKDVREILESQGIGWAMWDYCSEFGVLNEKDGKRLIDTETAAALGASVPKGAAVLSPAVAASQPASASSPATQPARGGQ